The Melopsittacus undulatus isolate bMelUnd1 chromosome 12, bMelUnd1.mat.Z, whole genome shotgun sequence genome has a segment encoding these proteins:
- the ARHGEF16 gene encoding rho guanine nucleotide exchange factor 16 translates to MSRSPSSSSVEDKAFLLEYRCHPVHPEPPSPTGRHSSTVPDATSLLAMGSPPTAEPRRIVLSTDSPAAMKVGTQQLIPKSLAVSTRTKHNTSRLQSRELLSPDPKGTSVPGLSLEAEEEEDGGGTLKRNLRNMSYRAAMKEPGPTNTISSLKPVSEEGSALPAHSPGRSKRTFGRKRVQKRGGSFKDQPRLYQEIRERGLNSVSHESDEDVLEESIPEEPSPAGAAIVVQSYRPAQVTWSQLPEVLEAGILHWISPEERKRQEAMFEIITSEYSYMHSLSILVCHFMRSEELKDTMTQTEHHHLFSNISDILTISTRFFEDLEKRHQEHLLIPDISDIVEEHASNHFSPYISYCSNEVYQQRTLQRLLATNPSFKETLKQIERKPECGGLPMFSFLILPMQRVTRLPLLLDTVCQKTEAGTAAYGAATRALKAISKLVKNCNEGARAMERTEQMYTLQKQLEFGKKKPFPLISASRWLLKRGELYLLLSEEAGIFRRGAGKLCYLFLFNDVLIITKKKSEESYTVLNYATLDQVTVEKMESTDPPSPPPGTARGTAGGFLLRVVMEKDSEGRREEMVLSAETLSDRARWITALMHREKEKPDTTPKGDLSQVEITQPYLAKQADEISLQQADVVLVLGAEDGWCWGERLRDGERGWFPQACARHITNRTAVECNVRRMERLRLETDV, encoded by the exons ATGTCCCGGAgcccctccagcagctctgtggaagaCAAAGCCTTCCTGCTGGAGTACCGGTGCCACCCGGTGCACCCggagccccccagccccaccggCAGGCACAGCTCCACGGTGCCCGATGCCACCTCCCTGCTGGCAATGGGGTCCCCCCCCACGGCCGAGCCGCGCCGCATCGTCCTCAGCACCGACAGCCCGGCCGCAATGAAGGTGGGCACCCAGCAGCTCATCCCCAAGAGCTTGGCTGTGTCCACCAGGACCAAGCACAACACATCccggctccagagccgggagCTGCTGAGCCCTGACCCGAAGGGGACGTCGGTCCCAGGTCTGTccctggaggcagaggaggaggaggatggggggggaaCCCTCAAGCGCAACCTAAGGAACATGTCCTACCGAGCGGCCATGAAGGAGCCGGGGCCAACAAACACCATCTCCTCACTGAAACCTGTGTCCGAGGAGGGCAGTGCTCTGCCTGCACACAGCCCCGGCAGAAGCAAG aGAACCTTCGGGCGGAAGCGGGTGCAGAAGCGTGGGGGCTCCTTCAAGGACC AGCCTCGGCTGTACCAGGAAATCCGGGAGAGGGGCCTGAACTCTGTCAGCCATGAGTCAGATGAGGATGTGCTGGAGGAATCCATCCCAGAGGAGCCGTCCCCTGCGGGTGCTGCTATCGTGGTGCAGAGCTATCGCCCAGCACAAGTGACCTGGAGCCAGCTCCCAGAG GTGCTGGAAGCAGGAATCCTGCACTGGATATCCCCTGAGGAGCGCAAGCGGCAGGAG GCAATGTTTGAGATCATCACTTCTGAGTACTCCTACATGCACAGCCTGAGCATCCTGGTGTGCCACTTCATGCGGTCAGAGGAGCTGAAGGACACCATGACCCAGACAGAGCACCACCACCTCTTCTCCAACATCAGCGACATCCTGACCATCAGCACAAG GTTCTTTGAAGACCTGGAGAAGCGGCACCAGGAGCACCTCCTCATTCCTGACATCAGTGACATCGTGGAGGAGCACGCCTCGAACCACTTCAGTCCCTACATCAGCTACTGCTCCAACGAGGTCTACCAGCAGAGGACACTTCAGAGGCTGCT AGCCACAAACCCCTCATTTAAAGAGACCTTGAAGCAAATTGAAAGGAAACCGGAATGTGGAGGCCTGCCCATGTTCTCATTTCTCATTCTCCCTATGCAGAGGGTAACCCGGCTTCCTCTGCTCCTAGAT ACTGTGTGTCAGAAAACAGAGGCAGGCACTGCAGCCTATGGAGCTGCCACCAGAGCCCTGAAAGCCATCAGCAAG CTGGTGAAGAACTGCAATGAAGGTGCTCGTGCCATGGAGAGGACGGAGCAGATGTACACCCTGCAGAAACAGCTGGAGTTTGGGAAGAAGAAG CCATTCCCACTGATTTCCGCATCCCGTTGGCTGCTGAAGCGGGGGGAGCTGTACCTGCTGCTCTCGGAAGAGGCCGGCATCTTCCGCCGCGGCGCTGGCAAGCTCTGCTACCTCTTCTTATTCAATGACGTCCTCATCATAACCAAGAAGAAGAG CGAGGAGAGCTACACTGTCCTGAACTATGCCACACTGGACCAGGTCACGGTGGAGAAGATGGAGAGCACGGAtccaccttcccctcctcctggcACAGCCCGAGGCACGGCCGGGGGGTTCCTGCTCCGGGTGGTGATGGAGAAGGACAGCGAGGGCCGGCGCGAGGAGATGGTGCTGTCGGCAGAGACGCT GAGCGACCGTGCCCGGTGGATCACTGCACTGATGCACAGGGAGAAGGAGAAGCCGGATACAACTCCTAAAGGAG atcTGAGCCAAGTGGAGATAACCCAGCCCTACCTGGCTAAGCAGGCGGATGAGATCTCCCTGCAGCAGGCGGATGTGGTCCTGGTGCTGGGGGCAGAGGACG gctggtgctggggggagCGGCTCCGGGATGGGGAACGGGGCTGGTTCCCGCAGGCCTGTGCTCGGCACATCACCAACCGCACGGCTGTGGAGTGCAACGTGCGCCGCATGGAGCGGCTGCGCCTCGAGACCGACGTGTAG